In Sphingobacterium sp. SRCM116780, the genomic stretch AGATCACCTGAGGCGTTGACGATTCCAGCCTCCACCGCTTTTGCTTGCATCAATGCCCTTCCTCTGTCGGCAGCATATCCTTTTCCAATTGAGCCGAATCCTATTTTCATGCCTGGACGAGTTAAATAAATGCTGCAATTTAAACTATCCAACACAATATATTGATAACCTACGTTTTCTACCGATTTCCGAATCGCATCTGCTGAAGGTACCTCGGTCATACTACCATCGAATTTCCATATGTTATCTAATCCAACGATACTGATATCAAATGCACCATTTGATAGATTGGAGTAGTCTATTGCCCTTTTCGTGAGATCAAAAACCTCCCGGTCTACTTTTACAGGTTTGATACCTGCATAGCGATTGACTTCTGAAATTTGAGTTTCCGGTCTCCATTCTGAAATCAAGTTTTCTATTCGTGTTACTTCTGCAATAACTAAATCAATATTATTTTGTGCATGTAATGTATCTTGATCTACAATCGTAATTTCAAATACAGAACCCATTAATGTTACTTGTTTTTTTAATAAAACTTGTGCACAGCTGTAATCGCTATTCGCACTCAAAAAAATAAGCATCAAATAGAAAATCTTCTTGATATAACTTGTATTGCTTTTCATTAATAACAATCCGTTAAGATTTGCTTCTTTTCTTTGTAATAATGGAGCGTTTTATGATTACGAACCTGTAAAATCTCTTCTAGCACTTTTTCGACATCTCTTTGCATATGAAGAGACCCACAGATCATGATGACACCATTATTTTCTAAAAGTTCGAAAAAGAATGCTTCATCCTGTTTGATTAAATCCATCACATAGTGCGATTGTTGCTCTCTTGAAAAAGCAATATTGAATTTCGTTAAGTGTTTACGCGCTATTTCTACTTGTGTAAATTGCTGATAGTGTTGAGTCAGCACATTGTTATGTCTGAAACCAGCATATAAATGAATCGATGTATGCTTGTGATTATCCTTGATCATTCCTAAAAAAGGTGCTATACCTGTACCATTTGCAATCATGGCTACTGCAGAAGCTTGTTTTGGGAAATGAAAATCGGGATTGCTCATTACACGTGCTTGGATGGTATCATTTTGTTCTAATTGATATAGATAGTTTGAACCCAATCCATTTGCATGCAACTTTACTTCCAATCGAATCATGCCATCGCTGCGTCCTATGGAATAGAAACGCTCTCTATTGTCGTTAGCAGGGTAGATGGCTAAAAGATCTCCAGATTGAAATTTGATTGACGATTTTGACTTCAACAACACGGTGAAAGTTGAATTATCGGCACAAGTCTGTGTTTTTTTGACCACTTGTAGTTTTTTCAATCCGACAACTTTGGTTTGATATAGGGCAGGAGCAGTAGCTAATGCAATTTGTGCCTTTTCACTCCAATGATGGATCCATGCAGTAAAATCAGGAACTGATTTATCATTAACATTATGTAAATCTAAGAAACGAGAAGTCCAGCTTTGTTTTTCAAGAATTTTGTCTATATGTGTAGCATAGGCACAATAATCAGGATACGATTGAGAACCAAATCCAATAACAGCATAGGAGAGATTTTGTTCTTGCGGGAATTTTTGAAGCAGATTTTCAAAATTTGAAGCATTATGAGGAGCTGTACCTAGACCATAAGTCGAAGTAAAAACTAAAAGATGTTGTGCATTTGGATAGCTCTGGTAGTGATTCATGGCAGACAGGAAGGAACGTTTGCCATCTGCTAGTAATTGTTTATGTATTTGATTTGCAAAAAATAACGTGCTGCCATTTTCTGATCCAACCAATAAGACAATCTCCGCATCTTCTGCTTTGAACTTATTTTTGATCTTTGTTTTGGTTCGTTTACAGGTAATAACAAAACCTGTATAAATAAAAAAGAGAATGTTTAAAGAAGCAAGACCTAATATAATAGCCCATATGATATTTGTTCTCCCTGTATGAATATCAAGACTCAGTTTTTCTAATGCAGCTGTATAAGGATATTTGGTCTCTTTAACAATCGTTCCATCAAGTTGATTGATGGTGACAACCCGATCTTTAAATTTTATAGTATAGCATTCTTCCGGATCATCCTCCATAAAAGGAAATTCTATTTTTTCTATATCTGCGAGTTTACTTTGTTGAAATATAGTAAACTCTGCTAATTTTTTACTTTCAATATCCTGATGAACAATAGGGAGATTAATTTCCTCATTCGTTTTTTTTATCAGTTCCATGCGTGCCATAAACAAGTATGTTCCCGTCAGCGCAATGATTAAAATAGGAATTAAGAAGAGTCGACCACTGACAACATGAAAATATTGAGCGAAAAAATCACGATTTATTTTAATAAAGAAATTCCTTATACCTTGTTGGCGTTTTAGAATGAGCGCGATTCCACTAATAGTAATCAGCAGAAGTAAGAAAGAGACAATACCAACGATGATACGACCTGTTTCATGTATAAATAAGGAGCGGTGTAAAGAAGTCGTCCACTGTATCAATTGACTTTTAGGTGTGATCTTTCCCAAAATCGCACCTGTTGTCGGATCAATATAAGCTTTGACACTATTTCCCTCTTCATCTAAAGCATCGATACTAACAAAATGATTGTGGTCGACGGCTATTTCAATGATTTCAGGATAAACCTTGCGCAATGCCGGAATGGATTGCGCAAGATTGATGGTATTAAAATTTTCTACTTGGTATGCTGATGCTTTTTCATTAATGGCATCTATCGCCAATATAACTCCCGTAAAGGAGAGAATGAGTAAAAACAAGGATGATACTATGGCGAGCGCTAAATGTGCATACCTCC encodes the following:
- a CDS encoding PepSY domain-containing protein; this encodes MTLSIWRYAHLALAIVSSLFLLILSFTGVILAIDAINEKASAYQVENFNTINLAQSIPALRKVYPEIIEIAVDHNHFVSIDALDEEGNSVKAYIDPTTGAILGKITPKSQLIQWTTSLHRSLFIHETGRIIVGIVSFLLLLITISGIALILKRQQGIRNFFIKINRDFFAQYFHVVSGRLFLIPILIIALTGTYLFMARMELIKKTNEEINLPIVHQDIESKKLAEFTIFQQSKLADIEKIEFPFMEDDPEECYTIKFKDRVVTINQLDGTIVKETKYPYTAALEKLSLDIHTGRTNIIWAIILGLASLNILFFIYTGFVITCKRTKTKIKNKFKAEDAEIVLLVGSENGSTLFFANQIHKQLLADGKRSFLSAMNHYQSYPNAQHLLVFTSTYGLGTAPHNASNFENLLQKFPQEQNLSYAVIGFGSQSYPDYCAYATHIDKILEKQSWTSRFLDLHNVNDKSVPDFTAWIHHWSEKAQIALATAPALYQTKVVGLKKLQVVKKTQTCADNSTFTVLLKSKSSIKFQSGDLLAIYPANDNRERFYSIGRSDGMIRLEVKLHANGLGSNYLYQLEQNDTIQARVMSNPDFHFPKQASAVAMIANGTGIAPFLGMIKDNHKHTSIHLYAGFRHNNVLTQHYQQFTQVEIARKHLTKFNIAFSREQQSHYVMDLIKQDEAFFFELLENNGVIMICGSLHMQRDVEKVLEEILQVRNHKTLHYYKEKKQILTDCY
- a CDS encoding FAD:protein FMN transferase; this encodes MKSNTSYIKKIFYLMLIFLSANSDYSCAQVLLKKQVTLMGSVFEITIVDQDTLHAQNNIDLVIAEVTRIENLISEWRPETQISEVNRYAGIKPVKVDREVFDLTKRAIDYSNLSNGAFDISIVGLDNIWKFDGSMTEVPSADAIRKSVENVGYQYIVLDSLNCSIYLTRPGMKIGFGSIGKGYAADRGRALMQAKAVEAGIVNASGDLSTWGHQLDNKPWLIGIKNPFKSYKTIKILRMNESAVATSGSYEKYAEIDNQRYTHIINPKTGYPSTGLTSVTIYGPSTEFANALSTSIMVLGQKEGIKLAKKYPTYQYLLITDTGKIFKSR